In Acropora muricata isolate sample 2 chromosome 11, ASM3666990v1, whole genome shotgun sequence, one DNA window encodes the following:
- the LOC136889006 gene encoding activin receptor type-1C-like — protein MKKMTVFFTLLTLLAVAGNEANQRQKTCRCDRHVQGAYCNPKNFTCVTRGACIVFLNELQNGSHVQKRSCSTDTSSKFLCGDPTRKHKVHCCYVDMCNADIHLPLPSPTSGPAGGSPKKGGTNEISTIVGVAAGIAVPIFIMCILVMIIICWIQKRQQRRQAEIKRTEAEMLQPLEEEALIPTGHTLKDLIDMSTGSGSGLPLLVQRTIARQIHLVGLIGKGRFGEVYKGLWRGQSVAVKIFSSRDECSWFREAEIYQTTMLRHENLLGFVAADNKDNGAWTQLWLVTDYLERGSLYDYLQLVTLDVESMLKMAVSIASGLAHLHIEIVGTQGKPAIAHRDLKTKNILVKRNGTCCIGDLGLAVRHNSTKDTVDVPHGNRVGTKRYMPPEVLEDNVNVRHFDSYKRGDVYAFGLVLWEVARRCQMDGICDEYQLPYYDRVPCDPSIEDMKEVVCVEKYRPLIPSHWLQNEALKSMSKVMKECWYENSAARLTALRIKKTLTSVCQMHDVDIMV, from the exons atgaaaaaaatgacagttttCTTCACTTTGTTAACCCTTTTAGCCGTCGCTGGAAATG AGGCGAATCAGCGGCAGAAAACTTGTAGATGTGATAGGCACGTGCAAGGAGCGTACTGCAACCCAAAGAATTTCACTTGTGTCACAAGAGGAGCCTGCATAGTTTTTTTGAATGAACTGCAAAATGGGAGCCACGTTCAGAAGCGGTCTTGCAGCACTGACACCTCATCTAAGTTCCTGTGTGGTGATCCTACTAGAAAACACAAAGTTCATTGTTGTTACGTTGACATGTGCAATGCTGATATCCATCTTCCTTTGCCGTCGCCTACGAGTGGGCCAGCTGGGG gttCACCGAAAAAAGGAGGTACCAATGAGATTAGCACCATAGTTGGGGTGGCCGCTGGTATCGCTGTTCCCATATTCATCATGTGCATATTAGTAATGATCATCATTTGCTGGATTCAAAAGCGGCAACAGAGAAGACAGGCAGAAATCAAGAGAACAGAAGCAGAAATGCTGCAGCCCTTGGAAGAAGAAGCGCTCATTCCCACCGGACACACACTGAAAGACCTCATAGATATGTCAACAG GAAGTGGATCTGGGTTACCTCTTTTGGTTCAACGCACGATCGCAAGGCAGATTCATTTGGTAGGACTCATCGGCAAAGGGCGTTTTGGAGAGGTATACAAGGGACTCTGGAGAGGCCAGAGCGTTGCAGTCAAGATTTTTTCCTCACGTGATGAGTGTTCATGGTTTCGGGAAGCAGAGATTTATCAGACAACCATGCTCCGCCATGAAAACCTTTTGG GTTTTGTTGCAGCCGACAACAAAGACAATGGCGCTTGGACACAACTCTGGCTAGTGACGGATTACCTGGAAAGAGGCTCCTTGTATGACTATCTTCAACTGGTCACGCTTGACGTTGAGTCCATGCTGAAAATGGCTGTCTCCATAGCCAGCGGGCTGGCACATCTCCACATTGAGATTGTAGGTACCCAAGGAAAGCCTGCCATCGCACATCGGGATTTAAAGACGAAAAACATCCTTGTCAAGAGAAATG GGACGTGTTGCATCGGAGATCTGGGCCTTGCCGTGCGGCATAACTCCACGAAGGACACAGTGGACGTCCCACACGGCAACAGAGTGGGAACCAAACGGTACATGCCACCGGAGGTCCTAGAAGACAATGTCAATGTTAGGCACTTTGATTCTTACAAACGCGGTGATGTATACGCCTTTGGCCTGGTTCTGTGGGAGGTCGCCAGAAGATGTCAGATGGATGGAATATGCGACGAGTATCAGCTTCCGTATTATGATCGAGTACCATGCGATCCCAGTATTGAAGACATGAAGGAAGTTGTCTGTGTAGAGAAGTACCGGCCTTTAATACCTAGCCACTGGCTTCAAAATGAG GCGCTGAAGTCGATGTCCAAGGTTATGAAAGAGTGTTGGTACGAAAACAGCGCGGCTCGGCTAACGGCCTTGCGAATCAAGAAAACGTTGACTTCTGTATGCCAAATGCATGACGTGGATATCATGGTATGA